One genomic window of Thermodesulfovibrionales bacterium includes the following:
- a CDS encoding isoprenylcysteine carboxylmethyltransferase family protein yields MRWRIPISPLFPRQAAVLASAVIYWAGVIVHARRVRKQIGRSPNIKPRTLKEMALWFGWFLVIAGWMGQPLIIGNLQTGVLFSPSAHLLRPFGLFLGIFIALCGHLGTLWCYASLGDSWRIGVNGNERTALVTGGPYRLARHPIYLFQVMILIGMLVLLPTLFSFAILLVHSICVVLKALDEERHLLAIHGHDYDDYRSRTGMLFPGWKSLLLILRMRQEPK; encoded by the coding sequence GTGCGATGGAGAATCCCCATTAGCCCTCTCTTCCCGCGACAGGCCGCGGTCCTCGCGTCGGCTGTTATCTACTGGGCAGGCGTGATCGTTCATGCCCGTCGTGTCCGGAAACAGATCGGCAGGTCTCCCAACATCAAGCCCCGCACGTTGAAGGAAATGGCCCTCTGGTTCGGCTGGTTTCTCGTCATCGCAGGATGGATGGGACAGCCCTTGATTATCGGGAACCTCCAGACCGGAGTTCTCTTCTCCCCGTCAGCGCATCTCCTTCGCCCTTTCGGCCTCTTCCTCGGCATCTTCATAGCCCTCTGCGGCCACCTCGGCACCCTGTGGTGTTATGCGTCTCTCGGGGATTCCTGGAGGATAGGGGTCAACGGAAATGAGAGGACAGCCCTCGTAACGGGAGGTCCTTATCGCCTCGCGAGGCATCCGATCTACCTCTTCCAGGTCATGATCCTCATCGGAATGCTCGTGCTCCTGCCGACCCTGTTTTCATTCGCGATACTTCTCGTCCATTCCATCTGCGTCGTCCTGAAGGCCCTCGACGAAGAGCGTCACCTCCTCGCCATCCACGGTCATGATTACGATGACTATCGCTCGCGCACCGGAATGCTTTTCCCCGGTTGGAAGAGTCTGCTCCTGATCCTTCGCATGCGGCAGGAGCCGAAATAG
- a CDS encoding DoxX family protein, with protein MIRKLFETDNDISRTVLRILLGIVFFPHGAQKVFGWFGGQGFAGTMAAFTEKMGIPALFALLAIIAESLGPVALVSGFLTRVAAFGIACNMVVAIFMVHLKNGFFMNWFGRQQGEGFEYHILALTIAIALMIGGGGRWSVDRLIAKK; from the coding sequence ATGATTCGAAAATTATTCGAAACAGATAACGACATCTCAAGAACCGTGCTGCGGATACTGCTCGGGATAGTCTTTTTCCCCCATGGCGCACAGAAGGTCTTCGGCTGGTTTGGAGGTCAGGGGTTCGCCGGCACGATGGCAGCCTTCACCGAAAAGATGGGGATTCCCGCCCTCTTCGCGCTGCTCGCGATTATCGCTGAATCCCTCGGGCCGGTGGCCCTTGTTTCAGGGTTCCTGACGAGAGTAGCGGCCTTCGGCATAGCCTGCAACATGGTCGTCGCCATATTCATGGTCCACCTGAAGAACGGTTTTTTCATGAACTGGTTCGGCAGGCAGCAGGGAGAGGGTTTTGAGTATCACATCCTCGCCCTCACAATCGCGATAGCCCTGATGATCGGAGGCGGCGGCAGATGGTCGGTAGACCGGCTTATCGCGAAGAAGTAG
- a CDS encoding GNAT family N-acetyltransferase, whose product MEEKECLKMTGGSGSTDRTVSIRQAAKGDLPFIEENLRKHNFDTENLDYSQFVIAVENGAIVGFGRLTKAGEMYKIGCVVVVEEKRGHGIGSSIVRHLLEYSPVKILYVVTDLVDYFKGLGFVEMKEASKELLDALDEACKEKGKLNTTLMVYEKPGPG is encoded by the coding sequence ATGGAAGAGAAAGAATGCCTTAAGATGACGGGCGGCTCAGGGAGTACAGACAGGACAGTCAGCATACGCCAGGCAGCAAAAGGAGACCTCCCCTTCATTGAAGAGAATCTCAGGAAGCACAATTTCGATACGGAGAACCTCGATTACAGCCAGTTTGTCATCGCGGTGGAAAATGGCGCGATCGTCGGCTTCGGCAGACTCACGAAGGCGGGAGAAATGTACAAGATCGGCTGTGTCGTCGTCGTCGAAGAGAAGAGGGGTCACGGCATAGGCTCGTCCATCGTAAGGCATCTCCTCGAGTACTCCCCGGTCAAGATCTTATATGTGGTGACCGACCTCGTCGATTACTTCAAGGGTCTCGGGTTTGTCGAGATGAAAGAGGCTTCAAAGGAACTCCTTGATGCCCTCGATGAGGCCTGCAAGGAGAAAGGAAAACTGAACACGAC